DNA from Leucobacter aridicollis:
GGGTCGGCGCCGGCGACCGCGAAGCTGTGGACGCGGGCCAGCGGCGCGAGCCCCAGCTTCGCTGCCATGTCGCTTGTCGTCACCATGATCGCGGCGCTGCCGTCGCTGATCTGGCTCGCCGAGGCCGCGGTGACGTTCCATTCGATCTGCGGGAAGCGCGCCGCCATCTGTTCGTTGTAGAACGCCGGCTGCAGCGTCGCGAGCTTCTCGAGGGTGCTTCCCGTGCGAATGCCTTCATCATGGGTGAGCCCCGCCAGCGGCGCGAGCTCGGCGTCGAAAGCTCCGGCACGGGTCGCGGCATCGGCCTTGTCGTGCGAGCCGATCGCGAAGCCGTCCATCTCGCCTCGAGTGATGCCCCAGCGCGCGGCGATGAGCTCCGCGGAGTAGCCCTGGTCGATGAGGCCCTCAGGGTAGCGTTCGGCGAGCGCGACGCCGTCGATGTCGGCGGCACCAGCGACCGAGGCGCCCATCGGCACGCGGCTCATCGACTCGACGCCCGCGGCGATCGCGAAGTCGTAGGCGCCTGACATGACGCCCTGCGCTGCGAAGTGCACGGCCTGCTGGCTGCTGCCGCACTGCCTGTCGATCGAGGTGGCGGGAACGGAGTCGGGGAAGCCTGCGGCGAGCGCCGCCCGGCGCGTGATGTTGCCGCCCTGCTCGCCCACCTGGCTGACGACGCCGCCAATAACGTCGTCGACGAGGGCCGGGTCGACGCCCGTGCGTTCGACGAGCTCTCTGAGGGAGTGGGCGAGAAGATCGACGGGGTGGACGCCCGCGAGCGCGCCACCTGGGCGACCCTTGCCTACCGGCGTGCGTACGGCTTCGACGATGACTGCGTCTCTCATGTGCTGTCCTTTCAGCTGGCTACTGGGTTGAGCCTACGATGCTTGTGCCGGGCGCACTAGCCTGAGCTGGCGCGCCTCAGCGAGGTGGGTGAGGTCTTCGCCCCACACGTTGATGGTCTCCGTAATCCAGCCGCCGGCGGTCGCGATGGGGGTGCGGGCCTCGATGAGGACCCACGGCGACACGGCGCGCTCGCCACTGAAATGCGCCGACAGCTCGACCGTCGGGATCGGTTGCGGCGCCTGGAGGATCGCCGAGTACGACGGGGCGAGCGCGTCGACGAGGAACAGTAGCCGGAGGTCGTCTGGGGGCAGGTCGTCCTCGGTGAGTCGCACCCAGGCGGTGAGGTTCGGATCGGTGCCGCCGGCGAACGGCCGGTTCGTTCCCGTGACGCGCAGCTCGTAGCTCTCGGCGACGGGCACGAACGAGGGCGGTGGGGTGAACAGGCTGCCCTCGTGCCACGCCGGCACTGCGGGCGCTGCCGGGCTGAGCGTTGGCGACGCGACGGGCGCGTCGCTGCCGAACAGCGCGGTGGCGCTCGCGAGCGCGGCAGGCGCCACGGGTGTGCTCGTCGCGCGTTCGCTGGGTTGCCCGGCCGGGCGCAGCTTTGCGCTGAAGGAGGCAGTGCTGCGGGTCTCGGCGTCGGCGGCGACGTCGACCGTGAACGGCTCTCGGACCGCGCGATGCAGCCTGCCCGAGACGCTGCGGAGTGGTGCCCCGGTGGTACCGACGGTCTCGCGCATCGCGGCGACCATCGCTCCTACGGCGAGCCCACCGTGGAGCCCGCCGAACCCCCACAGATGTCGGGGTGCCTCGCGCGTGGCGCCCGGGGGAGCGGTGAGGAAGTCGTTGATCGCGGAGCGTGGCGGCGCTGCAACTAGCTGGCTATGTTTATCCATAGCTAGATCGTACGACGCTGGCTATCGTCTCCACAAGTCAGGTTGTAGCATTGACCCATGTCCGTGAAACTCTCTGGCCCGCTCGCCGACCGATCCTCGTGGAGCACCGAGGAATGCTCGATCGGCAAAGCGATGGAAGCCGTGGGCTCGCGCACCGCGATGGTGCTGCTCCGCGAGGCGTTCTACGGCACCACCCGGTTCGACGACTTCGCCACCCGCGCGGGGGTGACCGACGCGGTCGCCGCCGCGCGCCTGAAGCAGCTCGTCGAGGTCGGTGTCCTCGAGAAGCGTCCGTATCGCGAGCCCGGGCAGCGCACCCGGCACGAGTACCTCCTCACCCAGATGGGGCGCGACCTGTTCCCGGCGGTGTTCGCGCTCATGCAGTGGGGCAACACACACCTGCAGGCGGCGGGCGGACCGCTCGCCCTCGTCGACAGCGAGACCGGCGAGCCCGTCACGGTCTCAGCGCGCACGGCGTCCGGTGAGGAAATCGCGCCGGAGGACATCTCCGTGCGGGTCAACCTCGATTGGCTCCGCCAGGCGCAGGTGCGCTGAGTAGCGCCGCTGCAGCGGTCCACACAGTCCCAGCCTGCCCCCATCGACGCGCTGCTAGCGTGAGGAGGAATGTGAGGTGAGAAGGTGACGATGCGAACGGAGACGCCCGGCGTGGCCCCGGTGTCGGCGCGCGGCGTGCTCTTCCTCGTCGCATTTGTTGCGTTCCTCGCGCTCTCGATCCTCGGGCCGCATATTCACGGCTCCGATTCGGCTCCGGCGGTTCCGACAGGCGGCTGGTCCGCCGCGACGGCACCCGAATCGCAGGTCGACGGTGACCGCCAGGTCGCCGTTGCGGCCGAGGGCTCCCCGGCCGCGGTGCCAGCCGACGACGGCGGGCAGGCGCTCGGGTTCGGCGCGGTGTGCGTTCTCGTGCTCATCGCCTCGATCGCGCTCCTCGCCGTGCGCGGTGCGCTGAGCTGGGCGTCGCAGCGCCGAGGAGCGCCGCTGTCGCTCGCCCCGCCCGGCGATATCCCGCGCGGAAGCAGCGTGCCGCGCGGCCTGCTGCTCTCGATCAGCCGAACCTGACCCTTCACGCTCGACGGGGCCGGGGTGCGACGCGCGCCCGCAGGATCCTGAGCGACCCCGCCCGCCGCTGCCTCACGTAGCGAGCCCCCGCGTCGCCCCTCACCGAATGCGCTCAGCCGCACCCACTGAGAAAGGCGCCCCGCCCAGTGAACCCCATTCCCGGTCTCGCATCGCGCTCGCTGCAGCTCTCCGACCTGCTCGTGCTCGACGTCACCCGTATCTCCCCGCTTGGCTGGCTCGCCGTCGGCTGCCTCATCGCCTATCTCGCGGGGGCAGTCTCGCTGTGGGTGCGCGGCAGGCGGTGGAGTGTGCTCGGCACGATATCGTTCGTGCTCGGCTGCGTCGCATGGTTCGCCGCGACAGGGCTCGCCGTCAACGATTATGCGAGCGACCTCATCACCGCCCTCGTCTTTCAGGTCATTACGCTGCTCGTCGCCGCGCCCCCGCTGCTGCTCATGGGGTCCCCGGGAAGGTTGCTGCTGCGCGCGACCCCGCACCGCGGCCTTGGTTGCCTCGTGCTGCGCGCCGCGATCGCGGCGCAGCGCTCCCGCGCCGCTCGGATCCTGCTCCATCCGATCGTCGCAATCCTCGTCGCGATCGTCGCGCTGCCCGGCCTATTCTTTACCGACGCCATCAGCTGGATCATGGCGGCGCCCGGCGGCCACCAGGTGCTGCTCGCGCTCCTGCTCGCGTTCGGCGTCATCGGCGGCGCGCCGCTCTGGGCGCTCGACCCGCTGCCGCGCAAACCCTCGTTCGGGGTGCGGCTCGCCGGTGCGTTTCTGGAACTGCAGATCCACGCCCTCTTCGGGCTCGTGCTCCTGCGGAGCGCCAGCGGAATGCTGAGCTGGTACGCGGCGGAGCCGGAGGGCTGGGGCATCAGCCGCGCGCTCGATCAGTCGCTCAGCGGCAGCCTCGTGTGGACGTACGGACAATTGCCGCTCATTGTCGTGCTCATCATCACCCTGTCGAAGTGGCGGCGGAGCGACATGCGAGGCGCACGCCACCGGCAGCTCGCTGAAGATGAGGCCCTCGACGCATACAACGCATACCTTGCCCAGGCCGCCGACCCGGTCGCGTCTGGCACCACCCGAAAGGACCCAGCATGACCGACACCACCAGGCCTCCCCAGCGAAAGCGCATGAGCACGTCGGCGAAGGCGGCGCTCATCACGATCCCGACGGTGATCGTGGGGGTGATCATCCTCATCCTTGTGCTGTCGCTCGGCAAGTCTTCAGGGCAGCCGGCCGGCGACGCCTCGAACGCCGGTGGCCAGGCAGCCCCCGCGGCGAGTGCGCCCGTCGTCGCCGAGAACTCGCACGTGCTGTCTGACGCCGGGGCCGACGCTCCCACGATCGTCGAGTTCCTCGACTTTGAATGCGAGGCGTGCCGCTCCATCTATCCCGTGATGGAAGAGATGCGCGAGCAGTACGCAGGCAAGATGAACTTCGTCATCCGCTACTTCCCGATTCCCGGGCACCAGAACTCAATGACCTCGGCGCTCGCCGTCGAGGCCGCCGCGCAGCAGGGCAAGTTCGAAGAGATGTACACGAAGATGTTCGAGACGCAGGAAGAGTGGGGTGAGAAGCGCGAGTCCGAGGCGCCGCGTTTCCGCGGCTACGCCGAGCAGCTCGGGCTCGACATGGCGGCGTACGACGCCGCCGTGAAGGACCCCGCCACCCAGGAGCGCATCGAGTTCGACTTCGCTGCGGGCCAAGAGCTCGGCGTGAGCGGAACCCCGACGTTCTTCCTCGAGGGCGAGCTGTTCCAGCCCGAGTACGTCACTGACATCACCGAGGCGTTCGACGCCGCCATCGCGGCGAAGCAGCAGCCCTAGGCCGGGTCGTATCGTTGGCTGAGCGCGGCGCCGATCCGCGCGAGATGGTCACGCACTGACGGCGGGCTCGTAATTTCGAGCCACTCGACGAGACCGGCGAGGTGCCCCGCAATGCCATACTCGCTCGGTGCGTGGAAAGACACCGGGATGCGACCGTCGCTCGCGGCCGGTTCGACACGCAACGTTGTGCCAACTGCGGCTTGCAGAACGTTCAGGCCGCTCGGCGCGCACCGCGCGTGCACCTCAACGGTGGTGCGCCGCCGCTCAGCCTCATCCGCGAGGCCTCGCCACGTTGTTGCGAGGTCGAACGTCTCGGCGCGATGAACGGAGGCGTCGATTGCTGTCACCCCCGAGAACATCACTGACTACGACATTGAACACCTCACGGGCGATCTCGCGGCGCTCCTCGATCACTTCGAGTACGCGAGCGCGACGTTTGTCGGGCACGACTGGGGCGCGTTCGTGGTGTGGAGCTTCACGCTGCTGCACCCTGAGCGGGTCGACAGATGGTACCGCAACCTCAACCGGAATTGGCAGCTGCTCGCCGACGCCGACCCCATCATTCAGCACCCCGCCCTCATGGTCTACGGGATGCGCGACGCGGTCGCCTGCTCGGAGAACCTGTCGAGCTTCGTTCCGAACGTCGAAGAACTCAGCCTGGATAGCGGACACTGGGTGCAGCAGGAGCGCCACCGCGAGACGACGCGTGCCATCCTTGACTGGCTGGATCGACACCCGGCGGGCTAGGGGGCCTGGATGAATGACACGCTCTTCTTTGCAGACGCTGAGGCGTTCAGCGCGTGGCTCGACGCCAACCACGCCCACGCTTCGGAGGCTTGGCTGCTCTTCCACAAGAAAGGTTCAGGGCGCGCGAGCCAGACCTGGTCTGAGGCCGTGGATGTTGCGCTGTGCTTCGGGTGGATTGACGGGCTCAGAAAGGGCGTTGATGGCGACAGCTACAAGGTTCGGTTCACCCCCAGGAAGCAGGGAAGCGTGTGGAGCGCGGTGAACGCAGCGGCGTGGCAGGCGTTCCAAGCGTTCGCACCCTCCTATAGGCGAGACGCCGTGTGGTGGGTGATGAGCGCAAAGCGGGAAGAGACCCGGGTGAAGCGGCTCGACGCGCTGATCTCGTCATCGCTTGCCGGGCAGCGGGTCCCGCCGCTTCGGCCTCGGAGTGGCACCGGGGTGTAGCGGGCTGCCCCGGCTCCTATTCCCGTCGGCTCGTCGCGAGGCTGGCGATCGCCACGACCGCGGCGAGGAGCGCAACGGCCGCCGTGAACGCGAGGCCCGCACCGCGCAGCCCGATGACCGTGGCGAGCAAACCGACGCCGATCGCTGGCAGCGCGAGCATGAGGTAGAGGCCGGCGAAAAACGACGAGGAGACCTCGCCGCGTCGTTCGGGCAGCGCCTGCTCGACAGTCGTGGCGATGCCGGCGTTCATGCAGAGCCCGGCCGAGACTCCGACCGTCGCCGCCGCGATGAGTAGCGGCGGGAGGGCGACGACCGCCAGCGCCCAGGCGAGGAACGCGACGCCAGCGATCAGGCCGACGCAGCCAAGGGGGAGCGCGATGCGTGGGCGCATCCGCCGCGCGACGAGCTGCCCCGCGGCCATCCCCGCGAACGCCAAGAACACGACGAAGCCCGCGAGCGCGTGGCTCTCGAGGCGTAGCTCGCGCGCGAGGAACATCGCGGAGACTGCCGTGAGCACGCCCGTCGCTGCGAACCCCGAGCCGGCCGCGAGCACGGCGCGCGCGAAGGGCTTCCTGAGGTCGGCGGGCACGCGAAGCCTGTGGGGGTGAATGACAAACCTGCCGGCATTCATCGGCGCCGGAGTCCATGCCAGCAGCGCGATCAGCGCGAGCGCGCACAGTGCGAGGTGCACCGCAAAGGGCGTGAAGAGCGGTTTCGACGCAGATTCCGCAATGAGACCGGCGAGGAGCGTGCCGAGCGCGAGCCCGCCCGTGTTTGCAGCGACGGCGATGGTGCCGGCAACGGATCGGCGCTCGGCGGAGAACAGATCCATCATCGCCGCGGTGCCCGCGCCGCTCATAAAGCCCGCCCCGAGGCCCGAGATGATGCGGGCGGCGAGGAGTTGCGGCAGCGAGGGCGGGAGGAGGAACAGGAGCGCGCTAAGGAGCGCGAATCCTACGGCGGTCATGAGGACGGGGCGCCTGCCGATGTCGTCGGAGAGCCTGCCGAAGAGGGACAGTGCGCCAACGACGCCGAGGGCGTAGACAGCGAACAGTACCGTCACGGTCAGCGGGGAGAACGCGAGCTCGTCGGAGTAGATCGAGTAGAGCGGCGTGGGAAGCGTGGTGCCCATCATGGTGACGCTGAACGCGAAGGCGGTCGCCGTGACGGCTTTCGCGGGGCGCGCGGGCGCGGGCTCAATTGCGGAGGTGGTCATACGGGTGACCTTTCATAAGTAGGCATCGTGTCTCGGAATGGTACCATTATTCAAGACACAGTGTCTCGTTAATAGTGGGAGGAAAAGATGGAAGCGCTTGAACTTACGCCGATGGCAGAGGTGCTCGACGAGTTGCGCGCGGGGCGGGTCGTGCTCGTCGCCGACGACGCGTCGCGCGAAAACGAGGTCGATGCGATCCTCTCCGCCGACCTGGCAACGCCGGCGACGATCGGGTGGATGGTGCGGCACACGTCGGGCCTGCTGTGTGCGCCGATCACGGCCGAGCGGGCCGATGCGCTCGAGCTGCCGCCGCTCGCGGCTCGGAACGAGGACCCGCGGGGGACCGCCTACACCGTGACCGTTGACGCTTGGGGCGTTGCGAGTACCGGAATCTCGGCGACGGACCGTGCGCGGACCGTGAACGTGCTGGCTGACGAGGCCTCCCGGCCGGGCGATCTCGTCCGTCCAGGCCACATCTTGCCGCTTCGGGCGCACCCGCTCGGAACGTTGGGGCGCGGGGGCCACACCGAGGCGACGATTGATCTGCTGAGGCTCGCCGGGATGGTTCCCGCAGGCGTCCTCGCGGAACTCGTCGATGATGCGGGAGAGATGCGGCGGGCCGGCGACATCCGCGGCAACGAACGCTTCGCGGGCATGGCGTTCACGACGGTTGCCGAGGTTGCCGCAGCGGTGTCGGCGGCAGCCCCGGTTGCGCGCCGCTACTCGCGGTAGTCGCCAACGCCGCTGCGCCAGTACCCCTTGATGTGCAGTTCGGCGACGGTGGCGCCGCGCATGTGGTGGCGGAACCAGTGCGCGGACGCCGCTTCGCCGGCAAACCACACGCCGCCGCTCGGGGAGAACGTGGTGTGCTCGGCGGTGGCGAGGAGTCTTGCCCCGGGTTTCTCTCCACGGCCGCGTGTCAGCCAGGTCGTGGTTGCCTGGGTCGTCCGGGGGAGATCGAAGTCCTGTCGGTCTCGCTCGTCGCCGAGTTCGATGAACGCGCTCACCGGGCGGTGCGAGTGTTCGCGTTCGAGCATCGCGGCGATCGCCGGCAGCGAGGTCTCGTCGCCGTAGAGGATCAGCGCATCGACGTCGCTGCTCGGTGCGCCGCTTGCGCGCGGTCCGGCGACCCGTG
Protein-coding regions in this window:
- a CDS encoding WYL domain-containing protein, translating into MTAIDASVHRAETFDLATTWRGLADEAERRRTTVEVHARCAPSGLNVLQAAVGTTLRVEPAASDGRIPVSFHAPSEYGIAGHLAGLVEWLEITSPPSVRDHLARIGAALSQRYDPA
- a CDS encoding cytochrome c oxidase assembly protein, which codes for MNPIPGLASRSLQLSDLLVLDVTRISPLGWLAVGCLIAYLAGAVSLWVRGRRWSVLGTISFVLGCVAWFAATGLAVNDYASDLITALVFQVITLLVAAPPLLLMGSPGRLLLRATPHRGLGCLVLRAAIAAQRSRAARILLHPIVAILVAIVALPGLFFTDAISWIMAAPGGHQVLLALLLAFGVIGGAPLWALDPLPRKPSFGVRLAGAFLELQIHALFGLVLLRSASGMLSWYAAEPEGWGISRALDQSLSGSLVWTYGQLPLIVVLIITLSKWRRSDMRGARHRQLAEDEALDAYNAYLAQAADPVASGTTRKDPA
- a CDS encoding siderophore-interacting protein, encoding MHSPTPRPSKRPTAARDVFVTAREIVSEHMIRLTLAGHDLAAVVHDSPGSWVKLFVAEPDGFGEHGRAYTVRGFDPLADTITIDIFVHGDGTIPEWASHCTLGSRARVAGPRASGAPSSDVDALILYGDETSLPAIAAMLEREHSHRPVSAFIELGDERDRQDFDLPRTTQATTTWLTRGRGEKPGARLLATAEHTTFSPSGGVWFAGEAASAHWFRHHMRGATVAELHIKGYWRSGVGDYRE
- a CDS encoding acetyl-CoA C-acyltransferase translates to MRDAVIVEAVRTPVGKGRPGGALAGVHPVDLLAHSLRELVERTGVDPALVDDVIGGVVSQVGEQGGNITRRAALAAGFPDSVPATSIDRQCGSSQQAVHFAAQGVMSGAYDFAIAAGVESMSRVPMGASVAGAADIDGVALAERYPEGLIDQGYSAELIAARWGITRGEMDGFAIGSHDKADAATRAGAFDAELAPLAGLTHDEGIRTGSTLEKLATLQPAFYNEQMAARFPQIEWNVTAASASQISDGSAAIMVTTSDMAAKLGLAPLARVHSFAVAGADPLYMLTAVMPATEKVLARAGLSISDIDNFEVSEAFAPVVLAWAKETGADLSRVNVRGGAIALGHPLGASGARLMTTLVHTLKDTGGRYGLQTMCEGGGMANATILERL
- a CDS encoding winged helix-turn-helix transcriptional regulator, with the protein product MSVKLSGPLADRSSWSTEECSIGKAMEAVGSRTAMVLLREAFYGTTRFDDFATRAGVTDAVAAARLKQLVEVGVLEKRPYREPGQRTRHEYLLTQMGRDLFPAVFALMQWGNTHLQAAGGPLALVDSETGEPVTVSARTASGEEIAPEDISVRVNLDWLRQAQVR
- a CDS encoding alpha/beta fold hydrolase; amino-acid sequence: MTDYDIEHLTGDLAALLDHFEYASATFVGHDWGAFVVWSFTLLHPERVDRWYRNLNRNWQLLADADPIIQHPALMVYGMRDAVACSENLSSFVPNVEELSLDSGHWVQQERHRETTRAILDWLDRHPAG
- the ribB gene encoding 3,4-dihydroxy-2-butanone-4-phosphate synthase; protein product: MEALELTPMAEVLDELRAGRVVLVADDASRENEVDAILSADLATPATIGWMVRHTSGLLCAPITAERADALELPPLAARNEDPRGTAYTVTVDAWGVASTGISATDRARTVNVLADEASRPGDLVRPGHILPLRAHPLGTLGRGGHTEATIDLLRLAGMVPAGVLAELVDDAGEMRRAGDIRGNERFAGMAFTTVAEVAAAVSAAAPVARRYSR
- a CDS encoding DsbA family protein, with protein sequence MTDTTRPPQRKRMSTSAKAALITIPTVIVGVIILILVLSLGKSSGQPAGDASNAGGQAAPAASAPVVAENSHVLSDAGADAPTIVEFLDFECEACRSIYPVMEEMREQYAGKMNFVIRYFPIPGHQNSMTSALAVEAAAQQGKFEEMYTKMFETQEEWGEKRESEAPRFRGYAEQLGLDMAAYDAAVKDPATQERIEFDFAAGQELGVSGTPTFFLEGELFQPEYVTDITEAFDAAIAAKQQP
- a CDS encoding YdeI/OmpD-associated family protein; protein product: MNDTLFFADAEAFSAWLDANHAHASEAWLLFHKKGSGRASQTWSEAVDVALCFGWIDGLRKGVDGDSYKVRFTPRKQGSVWSAVNAAAWQAFQAFAPSYRRDAVWWVMSAKREETRVKRLDALISSSLAGQRVPPLRPRSGTGV
- a CDS encoding thioesterase family protein, giving the protein MDKHSQLVAAPPRSAINDFLTAPPGATREAPRHLWGFGGLHGGLAVGAMVAAMRETVGTTGAPLRSVSGRLHRAVREPFTVDVAADAETRSTASFSAKLRPAGQPSERATSTPVAPAALASATALFGSDAPVASPTLSPAAPAVPAWHEGSLFTPPPSFVPVAESYELRVTGTNRPFAGGTDPNLTAWVRLTEDDLPPDDLRLLFLVDALAPSYSAILQAPQPIPTVELSAHFSGERAVSPWVLIEARTPIATAGGWITETINVWGEDLTHLAEARQLRLVRPAQAS
- a CDS encoding MFS transporter, with amino-acid sequence MTTSAIEPAPARPAKAVTATAFAFSVTMMGTTLPTPLYSIYSDELAFSPLTVTVLFAVYALGVVGALSLFGRLSDDIGRRPVLMTAVGFALLSALLFLLPPSLPQLLAARIISGLGAGFMSGAGTAAMMDLFSAERRSVAGTIAVAANTGGLALGTLLAGLIAESASKPLFTPFAVHLALCALALIALLAWTPAPMNAGRFVIHPHRLRVPADLRKPFARAVLAAGSGFAATGVLTAVSAMFLARELRLESHALAGFVVFLAFAGMAAGQLVARRMRPRIALPLGCVGLIAGVAFLAWALAVVALPPLLIAAATVGVSAGLCMNAGIATTVEQALPERRGEVSSSFFAGLYLMLALPAIGVGLLATVIGLRGAGLAFTAAVALLAAVVAIASLATSRRE